The genomic window AACTGCTGGACACTGTGGCGGGTTTTTAGATACCACTCCGAGGGCAAGTCAAAGAGACTgtggggaagaaaacaggcatCTCATTCCACATGCAAGGAGAGGGCATGAAGGCGCCACGGCCTCACTGCAGGATGGGCACCTCTCAGCCAGAGGGAGCATTTTACCTTGTGACCACTAGGGAAGACTACCAGCATTTGGAGGACAAAGGTCAGGTCCCCAGACACCCCTCCCAGTCCCAAAGTGCAATCCTGCCCCCTCAAAGCCAACAATGGGCCTGAGAAAGAAGGGGACATGGCTGGAATGCCGGTCTCAAGGGCACAGGTGAGCGGGGCACGCCCGGTAGCCCAGCTGTAAGGCAGCTTTGGCTTTACCTGATCTGCTGGGGGCGGGACAGGTTAGAGCGAAGGCCCGTGAACTCTATGTCCAGACCTATGagccaaaaaaaaagacaagagagtcCCCAGACACAGACCAGTGCCCCACTGTTCTTGCTGTCAACGCTGCAGGTGGCACACGTGTTCAGCTCACCGTCGGTGCTCAAAGGGCCAGGTGGGGTCAAGGGGACGAAAAGGAGAAAGCCAAAGCAAGGACACGCCAGGCCAGTCATCCCATGGGCTGGGCTCCACCTGGGCCAGAGCGGGGCCAAGACCGTAGGTGCTGCTTAACGTCCCACCGCCTAGCCGGGAGGAGGACTCTCCCGCCCTTCTGAGAGGCCCTCTTGGAGCCTCCCGAGGCCTGGCGCCCGTCCTTGCTGGGCCTcacctctcttctctgccctgccctgccctgccctgccccgtcCCGTCCCGTCCCGTCCCGTCCCGTCCCGTCCCGTCCCGCCCCGCCCCTCGCCTGCCCTTCCCCGCAGGCTCACGGCCCCCAGTGCTGAGCGGCGACACTGCCAGGACTCCGCGCGCCTTACCCACGAAGTCAGCGCCCAAGACGAGCTCCTGCAGCAGAGGGAGACTCTGCTCGAACTCATCGGCGCCCACATCCATGGCCACGCAGCTACGCCCAGGGCGCCGGGTTCGTGCGGCCACGTGCTGCCACGCGCTTCCGCCGCGCCGCCGGCCTTAAGGAGCTCACGCGGCGATTGGCTGCGCGCCACCACCTGCCCGCCCACAGGTGTCTGCTTGCACACCTCCGCCAGCTGGGGCTGCAGGAGAGCCCGCCTTCACAGCCAGAGCCCAGTTACGTGAGCGCAGCGATTTCTCTGCAGTTGCTGGAAGGGGCCACTTACGTAGACCTAGCGTATTAAGAGGGGTGGTAGAAAACAGGGCCGGAGAAGGGGGCGCGCAGACCGGCCAGCAGCGCCCAAAGGAACAGCAGTAGGGAGGGAGGTCATCACAGCAGCTGTGGCGAGGGGAGGGGCCGCATCTCATCCACATTGAAATCAGCGCAGCTTGGCACCTCAGCACCTCGCCCCTAGTGAGCTGGCCcggtcccctcccccacaccccaccttTTTCTTCACTTTGGTCTGCAACGTGGCCTGTAATACCCTCTCTCAAACTTGCCACAAAGACCCTCAGGAACTGCCTGTCAAACTGAAGGAATCTGGTGAAGAGATGATCTAGGGCCATCCTACTCCTTGCAGAGAAAACCCCTATGTCCAGGTGAATCCTATTTTTGTCATTGCCAATTTCCAAAGCCACTAGTCCGGTCTTTGGTCTTTACATCTTCCCTTGGACGCCAGACTTGTTTGAAAAGACTTCTACAACTACAGTCTTCACAGTGAGATGCTCCAATCTTTAAGATGAGGCAACGAAGTATCAGGCCTATAAGAAACACTTATAAATGTCTCCAGTGGGGTATTTATTGGTCACAAGGGGACCACTAAGTCACTGCATTCTGAAGGCCTCAGGACcaatcatacttttaaaaaaatgttggtgcatacccatctttttaaaatatcaaacactcataaataaaatctttaaaaaaataaaatatcaaacacTCAGATTAGAAATAATGTTATTTCATTTCTGTATGAGATTAGGCCAcccatttaaaaattgggaaatgCTCTAGAAGCCACCTTAACTGCTTACAGGTTCTTTCTCATCGCACTGGGCTTAAATAGCCAGAAACAGTTATTTTGATTTAATTGACTCCTGTCAAAGAGCTGCAGTGATTCCCACCCAACCCAGCTTCATTTCAGATTCCGGTGATTGCACTTCAAGCTGCTTCGCCTACCCAGCAAATTCTCACTGCAAGCCAAACAGCATGAGCCAACCCTGCTCCCACCCGCCTCCACTTGCCGTTCCTCAccgcattccttttttttttttttcccaaagatttatttatttgacagatagagattacaaataggcagagtggcaggcagggagagagagaggaggaagcaggctcccagctaagcagagagcccgatgcggggctcgatcccaggaccctgggatcatgacctgagctgaaggcagaggctttaacccgctgagccacccaggtgcccccgcatTCCTTCTTCTTTCACATCTAGTTCTGCAAGTCAGGGATCAAGAGCCCAAATAAGGTCATGATTTGTCCCTTCACAGCACTGTTTATAATAATTAACTGAAAAGgacatttcctattttaaaaaaaggtccaCACTCTGCAGCAACAGCTCTCATTTATTGAGGTCAACCACTATGAGCTGGACATGGTAACAAGCAGTCTGGACAAACCTCGTATGTGTACTCTAGCCACAGAGGGCTCAAAGGCAAAGATTTCACGTAACCAGAAATGGCTCATAATCTGCGTTTATTCTTTAACTTATAAACAACATTTAATTTGTCCTTGCAAAGTTAATCATAACTGGCAACAGCTTTTCTCAGATACTTCTGTCCAAGAGAGGGGAAGAATTTAGCCCTGGATTAAACCACCGCCCCCTCAACGCACACACAAGGGGAGGAGGGGATGACCTTAACTAGTGACAACATTTCACAGTTCCACGATTAGACAAAACTTCCAAGCTGGATGTTCTTCCAGATGCTCTCTTCTGGAGGACCGAACAGCTCACAGCTTTTGTATTCATAGGTTCGGAACAatgctcctctttcattcatagaTTCTCCGAGGCTCCTGCAGCACCACACCACCTTCCGTCATGGCACTCTGCAGTCGTTTCATCTGGTTTTGAAGATCCGAAAAAAGGAAAACGCTAAATCAGCACAACAAGGAAGCTGACAATAAACAGTTCACTTCCCCAGAGAACTAAAACAGCTGATTTGCTCCTTGCTGACTCTTCAGCCTGCACGGATTTTTCCAGAAAGTGGTAACAATGACACAGATAAGAGACTCTAGAGATGTCAAAGATTAGCAGCGTTTCATCATACAGACAAGATGTTCACACTGGACAGGGAAACAGAGTAGGGGACGTTGCGGCTATACAGACAGTCACCCCGGACTCGCTCTGGACAAGCCAGCCTCACGTGACCTGGGCATACGACTCCTGACCTCTGGGCTGCAATGAGGATGGAATAAGGTCACACATGTCAGGACACCCACCTCAGTATCTGCCACACGGGAAGAACTTAATAAATGCGACTGTTGTTACTGTGTAAGGACCCACTGTCAGGAGttcctacttttttaaaaaataagtacatgaaaaccAAAATACCGAGTCTGAGGTTGCCTCCCAAGGAGTGGGCTGGTAGACCATGAAGTTGATTCCTGCCTCTAAGCATCGCTCTGCCAGCACTCGTCCTACACTCTCACAGGCCACTACATTTCTGGTGCTGTAAAGGTGCTTTTTAATAGCCCACTCCCGAGTGGATGCTGAAACCACAACCTGGCCGCTGCGATGCTCAACCCGCGCTTCTACGTGATGCTGAGTCCTGATAACTCGCAACCTAAGTGAgatgagaagagaagaaaatcacaAAAGGGTCCTACAGGTAAACGGCCTCAGGTGAATAAATGCCTACGTATTTCTCAAGAATACAATGTCTGTTTCACTTACTTCAACATAGTTAACCTGGATTTGACTTGGAAAAGCTCTTTTTCCTGTCGTTATGAGGACATCCTCAATAATAATAAACTAAACATCTCCGCTTAACCTCAAATAGCCAGGAGAAATTTGGTATTTGAGATGTGAGATTACACAGCATCACTTCAAAAAAGGATTTCAGGAAGCAGAGCTAAGCTCTGTGACCCTCCAGTGAGTAAGGATATTTACTTATGTCATGTTTCTACTTTCCAGCTAACACCAAAATAAATGGAAGATCGAtcaaagatttaaattaaaaactgaaattgtAATACTAGCAAGCAGATTTTTTTACAACCTCAAACtaagtcttatttatttagtttaaattcagttaacatgtaacattagtttcaaagtgattcgtcagtcttatatgtaacatccagtgctcattacctcaTGTGCCCACCTTAGTGTCCACTACCGTTACCCCATCCCCCGACCTCTTTCCCCTCCAGCAATGcgcagtttgtttcctatgattaagtctCAAGTAAGCCTATTTAAATAGGACATCAAACCATGTCATCCAacctttataaagaaaaaaactgaccAAGTTTTCTACAGTTAAAAAAACAGTAAACTAAAGCCAAAAGGCAGCAAGAAACTAAAAGTACTTTAAACACATATTAGTCATGGGGCTGATTTCCATACGTAAGAGAGCCTCCTATaattcgtttaaaaaaaaaaaagaccaataccTTCACAGGCAAAGGATCTAACAGACCGTTCGcagcaaaaaaatattaaagagtcTTGGGCCCATGAAAATAGGCCCATCTCACTGATGAGATGCACAGACCAGGCAATTCATTGCTACCCTGTTTGGGATCCTTAAGGTAATCATCAGTAAGAAGCTCGCTCCCTGAGAAGCCATGCGGCGGGATTCCGCACAGCCACCAGAAAGGAAGTGTGCTGCTGCCGGTCGTTGAGCCCctgctgtgccaggcactggcttGCTCATAGGCAGAGCTCCTGTTTCAAAATGATCTcgcattttccctttcttttttttctttctctttttttttaaggtcacagAAACGGACACAGAAAGGTTTAGCAATTTCAGCAAGATCACAACTAATGGTAATTAACAAAGCTAGGACTTCAGTCAAggggtctggctccagagccactGTTCCTCAACGACACAAAGATGTATTCTGAAGCGGGCAGAGAGGATTCAGATGAAAAAGAGTGTGCGTGGTATGCTAATActtgtaacttttttaaaaaagattttatttattttatttgaaagagagagaaagagagacatggagagagaaagcacaagcagggggagaggttggcagagggagaagcaggctgagctgAAAAGGGAGCTGATGTCGGGCTtgatccaagaccctgggatcatgacctgagctgaaggcagaggatttaacccactgagccacccaggcaccccaaaattacAGTTTCTTAATCAAAGGTCAACAAACTTTTTCCATAAGGACTCAGACAATAAATGTTTCAGGTATGTAAGCCATAGGGTCTCCTGCAACTGCTCAACTCAGCCATAACAGGACAGCCAGGTGAGAATGAGTGGtggtatattaaaataaaaagttttgggGGGATAATGAAATTTGAACTTTATCTAATTTTCATATCACAAAATACTATTCTTTGGaattctttttcacattttaaagaaaggaaattttagcTCATGGGCCACAGTTTGCTGATGCTTGTTTTAAACCATTTGTTCAACAAAGGCATAGGACTCAACCTCTCTCAGGTCACTTACTATTATAATATGCCAAAGTTCTATACTGGTAATACTGTGAATATACTAGACAGGgcaaaaaaagttggaaaatagATCTCTAATTACTTAAATgatccaatatttttttaaagattttatttatttatttgacagacggagatcacaagtaggcagagaagcaggcagagagggggaagcaggttccctgctgagcagagagcccaaggtggggctcgagcccaggaccctgggatcatgacccgagctgaaggtggaggctttaacccactgagccacccaggcccttaAATGTTCCAATATTAAGTAAATAGGTTGAATGTGTCAAAAGAATTTTAGATTAATTCAAGTGATCGGCCTACTACTCCTTTTGACTCCTTCCTATGTACACTAAGTAAAAATGCATCATAGCAGCTGTAAAATTTTATTAACCCTATTCCATCTTCTAcaacaaaacttaaaatttttgccAACGAGGATGACATGCAATGCCTTTGAAGTGTCACAGGCCTaaggtttgttgaatgaatgtgaaACAGAGTTATGACCCCTATGTAACTTCCAATTACAAATTACAATTTTATATAATCCGTAAGACATACTTACCAAGTAAATAACATAAAGCAGCACAGTGGTAACAAGAGTGTCTTGGCTCTCAGGCAGGTCAGACAAAAACATGTTTGTAACTTAGCTCTATAGCTTATTAACCTTGTCTCCCCTAAGCCTCGATTCTCTTGCTCCCATAAAATGGAGGAAATTACTGTACCTGTTTCATAAGATAATTCTAAGGGTTAAATGAGAAAAGTGCACAAAAAGCAACTAAGAGTTCCTGGCAAATAcaaagtgttcaataaataaccATTTTTATAACAAAGAACGGACTCCTCACTTGTCTCCCTGCTTCTATTCTCCCCCCTTACAAACTTCCCAGAGCAACGGGAATAGTCTTGAAGTTCAAAATGTATTAAACTCTCTCAGCTTCCCACTACTGTGAAAAACTGTGACATGCTTACTTCAGTTTACAAAGTGAACGATCTGTCTCCCACCTACACCATTTCCATCTTACACCGTTCACTCCTGTGCACACGGAGCCCCAGGTACCCCGGCCTGTGGTTCACACGCACGCGCCCACTCCCAGCCCAGCCATCTCCTCCGCCGGGAATGCTCTTCTTGGCAAACTGTCCTACCCTTCAGAAGCGGCCTTAGCAGGCGCCCCGTCTCCCCCTCCTAACATCACCCTCTTTAAATTTTCTCCCTGACCCTGACACCTATTTATCGTTTGTCTCTCCGGGCCCATCCCCGCCTCCCCGCAATGTCCCCCGACCCCCATCCCCGCCCACTAACCCCTCCGCCACCAAATGGCTGCTTCCTGAGAGGACAATCTCCAGAAACACCTGGCCGGTTGACTGAATTGATGAAAACAATTTGTAGGGTACGGCGCACTGCTCTGTAGGATCGATTAAACGGCCGCCTTAATTACCTGTGCCAGAACTCACGGGAGGGCCACGCTGTCCCCCAACCCCGCTCTTTCCTGGCCAGTCCTAAGAGTTCCAGATTGCGGGGGTTCCGATTGGTGAACTCTGGGGCAACAGCTGCATTTTCCAGAGGGTCCACGTCAGGCTTCGGCGCTGGCTTGGAACTGGTTGAGAACGCTGCGCCCCCACACCCTAAGAATGGGAACCACCACATGTATCTTGAAAAATGACAAACACGGACAAAACAGGACTATGACCCCACCTCCGTCCCCACCCACTCCccggaagggagagaagaggtaaGTCTGGTCACAGAGTACAGTCATCACAGACCCTGGTTCTTAATTTCCTATTGTCTCCGCAATGCTGTTAGCCAGTTCCCTGCTCGGGGGCGGGGTAACAGAAAACACGGCTTGCAAACGCACACTTCATGTGCCGGCCCTGGGGGGTCATCTGAGAGAAGCGAGAATTACCAGGGTTCCTGCAAACCGACAGCCACTCCCAGAGCCGCGGCCGGAGCGCCATCGCGGAGGGATCGCTGGCAAAGCCTCAGAAAAGCCTCGCGCCCTTCCCTCAGCGGCGTCCCAGCCGGTCGCCGGCAGCAGCCATGTTAACTCCGGGAAAAGCCTTTGGACGCCGGAAGTCACCTGCACCTCGACCCGG from Meles meles chromosome 5, mMelMel3.1 paternal haplotype, whole genome shotgun sequence includes these protein-coding regions:
- the MRPL18 gene encoding 39S ribosomal protein L18, mitochondrial isoform X2; translation: MALRPRLWEWLSVCRNPGCGGAAFSTSSKPAPKPDVDPLENAAVAPEFTNRNPRNLELLGLARKERGWGTAWPSREFWHRLRVIRTQHHVEARVEHRSGQVVVSASTHETTAECHDGRWCGAAGASENL
- the MRPL18 gene encoding 39S ribosomal protein L18, mitochondrial isoform X1 — translated: MALRPRLWEWLSVCRNPGCGGAAFSTSSKPAPKPDVDPLENAAVAPEFTNRNPRNLELLGLARKERGWGTAWPSREFWHRLRVIRTQHHVEARVEHRSGQVVVSASTREWAIKKHLYSTRNVVACESVGRVLAERCLEAGINFMVYQPTPWEATSDSMKRLQSAMTEGGVVLQEPRRIYE